A section of the Dermacoccus nishinomiyaensis genome encodes:
- a CDS encoding adenylate kinase, producing the protein MRLIILGPPGAGKGTQAERLAESRGIPHISTGDIFRANIKNETELGLKVKDILASGGYVPDEITNEIVKNRLDEKDAANGFLLDGYPRTAGQVVALEEMLAAKGQALDAALELTVDGEELVQRLLKRAETSGRADDTEEVIRERQELYVRETAPLAAAYTERGLLVQVDGMGSIDEVEARIGAALDEVAAKN; encoded by the coding sequence ATGCGACTCATCATTCTCGGACCCCCCGGGGCAGGCAAGGGAACGCAGGCGGAGCGTCTGGCCGAAAGCCGGGGCATCCCGCACATCTCGACCGGCGATATCTTCCGCGCCAACATCAAGAACGAGACCGAGCTCGGCCTCAAGGTCAAGGACATCCTGGCCTCCGGTGGGTACGTCCCGGACGAGATCACGAACGAGATCGTCAAGAACCGCCTCGACGAGAAGGACGCCGCGAACGGCTTCCTGCTCGACGGGTACCCGCGCACCGCGGGCCAGGTCGTCGCGCTCGAGGAGATGCTCGCGGCGAAGGGCCAGGCCCTCGACGCGGCCCTGGAACTCACCGTCGATGGCGAGGAGCTCGTGCAGCGCCTGCTCAAGCGCGCCGAGACGTCGGGCCGTGCGGACGACACCGAAGAGGTCATCCGCGAGCGTCAGGAGCTCTACGTGCGCGAGACGGCGCCGCTGGCCGCCGCCTACACCGAGCGTGGCCTCCTCGTCCAGGTCGACGGCATGGGCTCGATCGACGAGGTCGAGGCGCGGATCGGCGCGGCACTCGACGAGGTCGCGGCGAAGAACTGA
- the secY gene encoding preprotein translocase subunit SecY, translating to MLTSFGRAFRTPELRNKILFTLAIMALFRLGSHIPTPGISFDLVAKCQAAAGGSNSLLGLANLFSGGALLQLSIFALGIMPYITASIIIQLLTVVIPRFETLKKEGQSGQAKMTQYTRYLAIALALLQSSTLITAARSPWTILGGSPTTCSTIMTDDSIPTVLLMILTLTAGTGLIMWLGEQVTERGIGNGMSLLILTAVAARVPQSLWAIHNQGWGRFIAVVIMCLAVTTAVVFVENSQRRIPVQYAKRMVGRRSYGGTTTYIPLKVNMANVIPIIFATSLLSLPVMVSQFAANKTNPPGWAQWINTYLARGDHPVYMAIYTVLILFFTFFYVSITYQPDEVADNLKQAGSFIPGVRAGSATAKYLSYVLTRITTVGAIYIAFLALLPLIALALFDANQNVPFGGASILILVGVGLETVKQVDSKLQQHNYEGFLR from the coding sequence GTGCTGACCAGTTTTGGACGCGCCTTCCGGACGCCCGAACTGCGCAACAAGATCCTGTTCACGCTGGCCATCATGGCGTTGTTCCGGCTCGGTTCGCACATTCCGACGCCGGGGATCAGCTTCGATCTCGTGGCCAAGTGTCAGGCCGCGGCCGGTGGTTCGAACAGCCTCCTCGGGCTCGCGAACCTGTTCTCAGGTGGCGCGCTGCTCCAGCTGTCGATCTTCGCGCTCGGCATCATGCCCTACATCACCGCGTCGATCATCATTCAGTTGTTGACGGTCGTCATCCCGCGTTTCGAGACCCTCAAGAAGGAGGGCCAGAGCGGGCAGGCGAAGATGACGCAGTACACCCGCTATCTCGCGATCGCGCTAGCGCTCCTGCAGAGTTCGACGCTCATCACCGCCGCTCGTAGCCCGTGGACGATTCTCGGTGGTAGCCCGACCACGTGTTCGACGATCATGACGGACGACTCGATCCCGACCGTCCTGCTCATGATTCTGACCCTGACGGCCGGCACCGGCCTCATCATGTGGCTCGGTGAGCAGGTGACGGAACGGGGTATCGGCAACGGTATGTCGCTGCTCATCCTGACCGCCGTTGCCGCCCGCGTGCCCCAGAGTCTGTGGGCGATCCACAACCAGGGCTGGGGGCGTTTCATCGCCGTGGTCATCATGTGCTTGGCTGTGACGACCGCCGTCGTTTTCGTGGAGAACAGTCAGCGACGCATCCCCGTCCAATACGCGAAGCGCATGGTCGGACGTCGCTCCTACGGCGGGACGACGACGTACATCCCGCTGAAGGTCAACATGGCCAACGTCATCCCGATCATCTTCGCGACGTCCTTGCTCTCCCTGCCTGTCATGGTTTCGCAGTTCGCGGCGAACAAGACGAATCCGCCCGGGTGGGCGCAGTGGATCAACACCTACCTGGCGCGCGGCGACCACCCCGTCTACATGGCGATCTACACGGTCCTGATCCTGTTCTTCACGTTCTTCTACGTGTCGATCACCTACCAGCCCGACGAGGTGGCGGACAACCTCAAGCAGGCCGGGAGCTTCATTCCGGGAGTCCGCGCCGGCTCCGCGACGGCCAAGTACCTCAGCTACGTCCTGACGCGCATCACCACCGTCGGCGCGATCTACATCGCGTTCCTCGCGCTGCTACCCCTGATCGCGCTGGCGCTCTTCGACGCGAACCAGAACGTTCCGTTCGGTGGCGCGTCCATCCTCATCCTCGTCGGCGTGGGTCTGGAGACCGTCAAGCAGGTCGACTCCAAGCTGCAACAGCACAACTACGAAGGGTTCTTGCGGTAA
- the rplO gene encoding 50S ribosomal protein L15: protein MPDTKANGSALKIHNLRPAPGAKTAKTRVGRGEGSKGKTAGRGTKGTKARYQVPARFEGGQTPLHMRLPKLRGFKNPFKVEYQVVNLDKISTLFPEGGDVDVAALVEKGAVRKGQPVKVLGTGDITVKVNVTAQKFSATAKDKIEAAGGSVTAE, encoded by the coding sequence ATGCCTGACACCAAGGCCAACGGGTCGGCCCTGAAGATCCACAACCTGCGTCCCGCCCCGGGTGCCAAGACCGCGAAGACCCGTGTGGGTCGCGGTGAGGGCTCCAAGGGCAAGACCGCGGGTCGTGGTACCAAGGGTACGAAGGCTCGCTACCAGGTTCCCGCTCGCTTCGAGGGTGGTCAGACGCCGCTGCACATGCGTCTGCCCAAGCTCCGCGGCTTCAAGAACCCGTTCAAGGTCGAGTACCAGGTCGTGAACCTGGACAAGATCTCCACCTTGTTCCCCGAGGGCGGCGACGTCGACGTCGCGGCGCTCGTGGAGAAGGGTGCCGTCCGCAAGGGCCAGCCCGTCAAGGTGCTCGGCACTGGCGACATCACCGTCAAGGTGAACGTCACGGCGCAGAAGTTCTCGGCCACGGCCAAGGACAAGATCGAGGCCGCAGGCGGTTCCGTCACCGCTGAGTGA